A single window of Undibacterium sp. 5I1 DNA harbors:
- a CDS encoding sigma 54-interacting transcriptional regulator: MKPKTEQAQLLLVDDDPDLLTLISMRLTAAGYRVTAVSSAEAALARLSIELPSLVITDVRLPGRDGMALFDAIRSQYAALPVILLTAHGTIPDAVEATARGAYAYLTKPFDGNVLLEKIAHALSLSGSSADPASKDEAWREELISRSQRMAELLAEAKLVASTDASVLIQGESGTGKELLARAIHRASNRAKAPFIAVNCGAIPEQLLESELFGHVKGSFTGAVANRHGLFQAAHGGTLFLDEIGDMPLLLQVKLLRVLQERTVRQVGSDQAIPVDVRVLSATHRDLDVAMKEGQFREDLYYRLNVVTLALPSLAERREDIALLANHFRQALADKYDKQINGFAPDALAALMSAPWPGNVRQLHNVVEQVCALATAPLIPLTLVQRALRVPSLEALSYTDAKQKFERDYLIQLLKLTDGNVSDAARLADRNRTEFYRLLQKHELTPSLFRADGDPVADERQD, encoded by the coding sequence ATGAAGCCAAAAACTGAACAAGCGCAATTACTATTGGTCGATGATGACCCCGATTTGTTAACCTTGATTTCCATGCGCCTAACCGCCGCAGGTTATCGTGTGACCGCGGTCAGCAGCGCAGAGGCTGCACTCGCCAGATTATCGATAGAGTTGCCATCGCTGGTCATCACCGATGTCCGTTTGCCGGGGCGCGACGGGATGGCGTTGTTCGACGCGATCCGCAGCCAGTACGCCGCCTTGCCGGTCATTTTGTTGACTGCCCACGGTACGATTCCGGATGCGGTAGAAGCCACAGCGCGTGGTGCCTATGCCTACCTGACTAAGCCTTTTGATGGCAATGTCTTGCTAGAAAAAATCGCCCACGCCTTGAGCCTTAGTGGCTCCAGTGCCGACCCCGCCAGCAAAGACGAGGCGTGGCGTGAAGAACTCATCAGCCGCAGCCAGCGCATGGCAGAGCTACTGGCAGAAGCCAAGCTGGTCGCCAGCACCGATGCCAGCGTGTTGATCCAAGGCGAGAGCGGTACCGGTAAAGAATTATTAGCCCGCGCTATCCACCGCGCCAGCAACCGTGCCAAAGCGCCTTTTATCGCAGTCAATTGCGGCGCCATTCCTGAACAATTGCTGGAGTCAGAATTGTTCGGCCATGTCAAAGGCTCCTTCACTGGCGCGGTCGCCAATCGCCATGGTTTATTCCAGGCAGCGCATGGCGGTACTTTATTTTTGGATGAGATCGGCGACATGCCGCTGTTGTTGCAAGTCAAACTGCTGCGCGTACTACAAGAGCGTACCGTCCGCCAGGTCGGTTCTGATCAGGCGATTCCGGTAGATGTGCGGGTTTTGTCCGCCACCCATCGCGATCTTGATGTCGCTATGAAAGAAGGTCAGTTCCGCGAAGATTTGTACTACCGTCTTAACGTCGTCACGCTAGCGTTGCCATCACTGGCAGAACGGCGCGAAGATATCGCTCTGCTCGCCAACCACTTCCGTCAGGCGCTAGCTGACAAATACGACAAGCAGATCAACGGATTCGCTCCCGACGCGCTGGCAGCGCTGATGTCCGCACCGTGGCCTGGCAACGTGCGGCAATTGCATAACGTGGTCGAGCAGGTATGCGCACTGGCTACTGCACCGCTGATCCCGCTGACCTTGGTACAACGGGCTTTGCGCGTACCGTCGCTAGAGGCGCTCAGCTACACCGATGCCAAACAAAAATTTGAGCGCGATTACCTGATCCAGTTACTCAAACTGACTGACGGCAACGTGTCCGATGCCGCCAGACTGGCGGATCGCAACCGCACCGAATTCTATCGATTGCTACAAAAACACGAGCTGACACCCAGCCTGTTCAGGGCAGACGGCGATCCTGTCGCTGATGAGCGACAGGATTAA
- a CDS encoding HAMP domain-containing sensor histidine kinase produces MLAKLSFRQLLLAGFLFIAILLSGTSVHALLTLERLTKQSRAVAHQAVNLTEESQRLTERTVAMERSARQYLVLDDVTFRDIYDDAVQEAKASLQVLAQAIPDLPPKQLEDWNTQTDIARKVLQEGRVTNKATLHKNQQALYQSFVRLPEINDQIVLASKREIERRNDQSLTELERQRRLLTALVSGAMIMAIVLALTFGLWLARPLAQIELVIGRLGENKFDQEIAVSGPADLRRLGKQLDWLRRRLADLEADKARFLRHISHELKTPLAALREGVALLEDGVAGTLSDNQREIARILRQNTASLQTQIEDLLRYNAAAFDAQHLHKTPVDLMQLLSTVIDGQRLQWQARGLTVELKTQLAAERQTDLRQLLSNTPSRLLTINADAEKLGVVLANLLSNAVRFSPDGGVIDFILTQADGYVSIDCIDQGAGVAADDAARIFEPFYQGARQPAGARSGNGIGLSIVSEYIAAHGGKIQLHPTVSGAHFRIELPYER; encoded by the coding sequence ATGCTTGCTAAACTTTCTTTCCGCCAACTGCTACTTGCTGGTTTTCTTTTTATCGCAATCTTGCTTAGCGGTACCTCGGTGCATGCGTTATTGACGCTGGAGCGACTGACCAAGCAAAGCCGTGCAGTTGCACATCAGGCGGTTAACTTAACCGAAGAGTCCCAACGTCTGACCGAGCGCACGGTGGCGATGGAGCGTAGCGCACGTCAATATTTGGTATTGGATGACGTGACATTTCGTGATATTTACGATGACGCGGTGCAAGAGGCAAAAGCATCCTTGCAAGTGTTGGCGCAAGCAATCCCTGACCTCCCGCCAAAACAATTAGAGGACTGGAATACGCAGACCGATATTGCTAGAAAAGTCTTACAGGAAGGTCGTGTGACGAACAAGGCGACGCTCCATAAAAATCAACAAGCCTTATATCAAAGCTTTGTGCGTTTGCCTGAAATCAATGATCAGATAGTGCTCGCCAGCAAGCGTGAGATTGAACGCCGTAACGACCAATCGCTGACAGAGTTAGAGCGCCAACGGCGTTTGCTGACAGCCTTGGTGTCGGGCGCGATGATCATGGCGATTGTGTTAGCGCTGACTTTTGGTCTCTGGCTTGCGCGCCCTTTGGCGCAAATCGAGTTAGTGATTGGTCGTTTGGGAGAAAATAAATTTGATCAGGAAATCGCCGTGAGCGGGCCTGCCGATTTGCGCCGCTTAGGTAAGCAACTAGATTGGCTGCGTCGTCGTCTGGCTGATCTGGAGGCCGACAAAGCCCGCTTCTTACGCCACATCTCGCATGAGTTAAAAACTCCGCTGGCGGCGTTGCGCGAAGGAGTCGCTTTATTGGAGGACGGCGTGGCAGGTACGCTGAGCGATAATCAGCGCGAGATTGCCCGTATATTGCGTCAGAACACGGCTTCTTTACAAACCCAGATCGAAGATTTGCTGCGCTATAATGCCGCCGCTTTTGATGCGCAACATTTACATAAAACTCCGGTAGATCTGATGCAGTTGCTCAGCACCGTCATTGACGGTCAGCGTTTGCAATGGCAGGCGCGCGGTTTGACTGTTGAACTGAAAACACAATTAGCTGCTGAACGGCAAACAGACTTGCGCCAGTTGCTCAGTAATACGCCAAGTCGCCTGCTGACCATCAACGCAGATGCAGAAAAACTCGGTGTCGTGCTCGCCAACCTGCTGTCTAATGCAGTGCGCTTTAGTCCTGATGGTGGCGTGATTGACTTCATCCTTACCCAAGCCGATGGCTACGTCAGTATCGACTGTATTGATCAGGGAGCTGGCGTGGCGGCAGACGATGCGGCGCGTATCTTCGAGCCGTTTTATCAAGGTGCACGCCAGCCCGCTGGTGCCCGTAGCGGTAACGGCATTGGCCTCTCTATCGTGAGCGAATATATCGCTGCCCACGGTGGAAAAATACAACTGCACCCTACAGTTTCAGGTGCACATTTTCGGATTGAATTACCTTATGAACGCTAG
- a CDS encoding transporter substrate-binding domain-containing protein: MTALHKFLPISLLLCACVLPLSALAVVTRVIYPLGEVQNDTRYKDVIEMLCTSLEKTKAQFGDYECKPSAAIMPKKRFLQELEQINHDINVIWNPTSEELEQRFSAIHISLRKDLLGYRVALIHKDNQHKIDQIKTLNDLRTISFGQGVGWSDNAIYEFHGIQVVQAQYSQLFKMLDANRFLFFPRGVGEILSEYDNNIKDNPNLAIEKNLLIYYPFPYYFFFNRNDKAIKDRVEIGLRLMQKDGSFDAIFNKYHQVAIEKLNLKNRRIIRLENPFLPKNTPMDAATLWSPSIK, translated from the coding sequence ATGACAGCGCTTCACAAATTTCTGCCAATCAGTTTGCTGCTTTGCGCATGCGTGTTGCCACTATCTGCTTTGGCAGTAGTGACCAGAGTGATCTATCCTTTAGGTGAAGTTCAAAACGATACGCGCTACAAAGATGTTATAGAAATGCTGTGCACGTCGCTGGAAAAAACCAAAGCCCAATTTGGTGACTATGAGTGTAAACCCAGCGCGGCGATCATGCCAAAAAAGCGTTTTTTACAGGAGTTGGAACAGATCAATCATGATATCAACGTGATCTGGAACCCAACTTCTGAAGAGTTAGAACAGCGTTTTTCTGCGATTCATATCTCTTTACGCAAAGACTTGCTTGGCTACAGAGTGGCACTGATTCATAAAGATAACCAACATAAAATCGATCAGATCAAAACCTTAAACGACCTGAGAACAATCAGCTTTGGTCAAGGAGTCGGGTGGTCCGATAACGCAATATACGAGTTTCATGGCATCCAGGTGGTGCAGGCGCAATACAGTCAATTGTTTAAAATGTTGGACGCCAATCGCTTTCTTTTTTTCCCACGTGGCGTGGGGGAGATTCTGTCAGAGTACGACAATAACATCAAAGATAATCCCAATCTGGCGATCGAAAAAAACCTACTGATTTACTATCCTTTCCCTTATTATTTCTTTTTCAACCGTAATGACAAAGCGATAAAAGACAGAGTCGAAATCGGTTTACGGTTGATGCAAAAAGATGGCAGTTTTGATGCTATTTTTAATAAATACCATCAAGTTGCGATAGAAAAACTGAATCTAAAAAATCGTCGGATTATCCGTTTAGAAAATCCCTTCCTACCTAAAAATACACCAATGGACGCCGCTACTTTATGGTCGCCGTCGATAAAATAA